A section of the Pseudomonadota bacterium genome encodes:
- a CDS encoding GAF domain-containing protein has translation MRVSAIVEMLVLLVILTLVDAFVLNGHRFWDMNPHPFWIPVLLMAAQYGAAEGLLAALFATCFYLIGNTSVLTPAEGVNHYDWIYTISVNPILWLIGGWVVGELRQRHIRERSMLTRELDESHQREDLISDSYKFVKHRKESLEVQVSGQLSSSIEAYRAAKAVETLDPKSVMQGVERLVKSVLGPQKFSLYLFNENKLSATIIHGWAPGDKYTQEIDSFSPLYQAVVGQRELLVVANEQHEISLDGQGIVAGPVMDAESSRVIGMLKIEQMDFTSLSLNTVETFRALSEWIGTALVNARNYQSVKSESIVNPERNMLSYSYFKRQSDYMSKLAKRVGFDLSMLVIKLNDAKALSDADRITIARQIGESVKAVLRSVDLAFDYQTDGEEYSILLPATAQAGAAIVRDKIAKDMDRALRGKSGVTFNYIVQALHEVR, from the coding sequence TCTGGATTCCGGTACTACTGATGGCGGCGCAATATGGCGCGGCGGAAGGCCTGCTCGCAGCCCTGTTTGCGACCTGTTTCTACCTGATCGGCAACACCAGCGTGCTGACCCCGGCGGAAGGCGTGAACCACTATGACTGGATCTACACCATCTCGGTCAACCCGATTTTGTGGCTCATCGGCGGCTGGGTGGTTGGCGAATTGCGCCAGCGCCATATCCGCGAGCGCAGCATGCTGACGCGAGAGCTGGATGAATCGCACCAGCGCGAAGACCTGATTTCGGATTCCTATAAATTCGTCAAGCACCGCAAGGAATCGCTCGAAGTGCAGGTGTCGGGCCAGTTGTCGTCGTCCATCGAAGCCTATCGCGCCGCCAAAGCGGTGGAGACGCTTGATCCCAAATCGGTCATGCAGGGCGTGGAACGCCTCGTGAAATCGGTGCTGGGGCCGCAGAAATTTTCGCTCTACCTGTTCAATGAAAACAAGCTGAGCGCGACCATCATCCATGGCTGGGCGCCGGGTGATAAATACACCCAGGAAATCGATTCTTTCAGCCCGCTTTATCAGGCCGTTGTGGGCCAGCGCGAGCTGCTGGTGGTGGCCAACGAACAGCATGAAATCTCGCTTGATGGCCAGGGCATTGTCGCCGGCCCGGTCATGGATGCAGAATCCAGCCGCGTGATCGGCATGCTCAAAATCGAGCAGATGGATTTCACCTCGCTGTCGCTCAACACGGTGGAAACCTTCCGCGCGCTTTCCGAATGGATTGGCACGGCGCTGGTCAACGCCCGCAACTACCAGAGCGTGAAGAGCGAATCGATCGTCAACCCCGAGCGCAACATGCTCAGCTACAGCTACTTCAAGCGCCAGAGCGATTATATGAGCAAGCTGGCCAAGCGCGTCGGCTTCGACCTGTCGATGCTGGTGATTAAGCTGAACGATGCCAAAGCCCTGTCGGATGCCGACCGCATTACCATTGCCCGCCAGATTGGTGAGTCAGTGAAAGCGGTGCTGCGTAGCGTCGATCTCGCGTTCGATTACCAGACGGATGGCGAGGAATATTCCATCCTGCTGCCGGCCACGGCGCAAGCCGGTGCCGCCATCGTGCGCGACAAGATCGCCAAGGATATGGACCGCGCGCTGCGTGGCAAGAGCGGCGTGACCTTCAACTATATTGTGCAGGCGCTTCATGAAGTCCGCTAG